A window from Telopea speciosissima isolate NSW1024214 ecotype Mountain lineage chromosome 8, Tspe_v1, whole genome shotgun sequence encodes these proteins:
- the LOC122670623 gene encoding chaperone protein dnaJ 72 isoform X1 translates to MDHYKALGLSSNATKTEIKESFRKLALKFHPDKHSMSPKAVRDGAALKFKQVAEAYEVLIDDRKRADYNRGFGSSNAGGGFAGGYGYGYYSRNSYTSRYRRSYASNGVKGFFDMDVALQFLTSRGFLLNLAFASVLLGAAVLVERSGDALWKMQNSGKSFEEAIESIEKNRKQKKKP, encoded by the exons ATGGATCACTACAAAGCCCTTGGGCTTAGCAGTAATGcaacaaaaacagaaatcaaGGAATCTTTCAGGAAACTGGCCCTTAAATTTCACCCTGACAAGCATTCAATGTCACCAAAAGCGGTCAGAGATGGGGCAGCCCTCAAATTCAAGCAGGTTGCAGAGGCTTACGAGGTTTTGATTGACGATAGAAAGCGTGCAGACTATAATAGGGGGTTCGGTTCCTCTAATGCTGGAGGTGGATTTGCTGGTGGTTATGGTTATGGTTATTATAGTAGGAATAGTTACACATCCAGGTACAGACGCAGCTATGCTTCGAATGGGGTTAAAGGGTTCTTTGACATGGATGTGGCTCTTCAGTTTCTAACTAGTCGTGGGTTTCTTCTGAACCTTGCATTTGCGAG TGTTTTATTAGGTGCGGCAGTTCTCGTAGAAAGAAGTGGGGATGCCCTCTGGAAAATGCAAAATTCTGGG AAATCCTTCGAAGAAGCTATTGAATCCATTGAGAAGAAcagaaagcaaaaaaagaagCCATGA
- the LOC122670623 gene encoding chaperone protein dnaJ 72 isoform X2 encodes MDHYKALGLSSNATKTEIKESFRKLALKFHPDKHSMSPKAVRDGAALKFKQVAEAYEVLIDDRKRADYNRGFGSSNAGGGFAGGYGYGYYSRNSYTSRYRRSYASNGVKGFFDMDVALQFLTSRGFLLNLAFARNPSKKLLNPLRRTESKKRSHETPTLCF; translated from the exons ATGGATCACTACAAAGCCCTTGGGCTTAGCAGTAATGcaacaaaaacagaaatcaaGGAATCTTTCAGGAAACTGGCCCTTAAATTTCACCCTGACAAGCATTCAATGTCACCAAAAGCGGTCAGAGATGGGGCAGCCCTCAAATTCAAGCAGGTTGCAGAGGCTTACGAGGTTTTGATTGACGATAGAAAGCGTGCAGACTATAATAGGGGGTTCGGTTCCTCTAATGCTGGAGGTGGATTTGCTGGTGGTTATGGTTATGGTTATTATAGTAGGAATAGTTACACATCCAGGTACAGACGCAGCTATGCTTCGAATGGGGTTAAAGGGTTCTTTGACATGGATGTGGCTCTTCAGTTTCTAACTAGTCGTGGGTTTCTTCTGAACCTTGCATTTGCGAG AAATCCTTCGAAGAAGCTATTGAATCCATTGAGAAGAAcagaaagcaaaaaaagaagCCATGAAACACCTACATTGTGTTTCTAG
- the LOC122670622 gene encoding CASP-like protein 2A1 has protein sequence MDIMVVGSVTEEKGSTGVQTVETLLRLFPMVLSVTALVIMLKDSQTTTDFGSISSLDLGGFKYLVYANGICAGYSLLSAFYTAVPRSSTMSRAWSLFFFDQILTYMILAAGTVSAEVVYLAYKGDEAVTWSEACVSFGGFCRKATTSVIITFAAVACYAGLSFISSYRLFSRFDPPVSYPSNKGVESAVFQG, from the exons ATGGATATAATGGTGGTGGGTTCAGTTACAGAAGAGAAAGGAAGCACGGGTGTGCAAACTGTGGAGACCTTGCTCCGCCTCTTCCCAATGGTCCTCTCTGTCACTGCACTAGTCATCATGCTCAAAGACTCCCAAACTACAACTGATTTTGGCTCCATCTCTTCCCTTGATCTTGGAGGCTTCAA GTATTTGGTGTATGCGAATGGGATCTGCGCGGGTTATTCTCTTCTTTCAGCTTTCTATACTGCGGTTCCTCGATCCTCCACCATGTCTCGAGCTTGGTCTTTATTCTTCTTCGACCAG ATATTGACATATATGATCCTTGCGGCTGGGACAGTATCAGCAGAGGTGGTGTACTTGGCTTACAAGGGAGATGAAGCAGTAACTTGGAGTGAAGCATGTGTATCTTTTGGTGGGTTTTGTAGAAAAGCCACAACTTCAGTGATCATCACCTTTGCTGCAGTTGCTTGTTATGCTGGtctttctttcatctcttcctaTCGTCTCTTTAGTAGGTTTGATCCTCCTGTTAGCTATCCTTCTAACAAGGGGGTTGAGAGTGCAGTATTTCAAGGCTGA